The Acholeplasma laidlawii PG-8A DNA window AACGTAAAAAAGCAAACTATAGTCAAAATCAATAATTGATATGAATATCAACCAATTAATCGATATTATTATGTTATAATAAATAAAAATGAGGATGGTGACATATGAAAATAGGCATTGGCGCAGATCATGCGGGATTTAATAGAAAAACTGAAATCATTGAGTACTTAACTAAAAAAGGTTATGATGTTGTTGATTTCGGAGCACACTCAGTAGACCGAGTAGATTACCCTGATTATGCAAAAACAGTTTCAGAAGCTGTTGTAAATAAGGAAGTCGAAGTCGGATTATTAGTATGTGGTACTGGTATTGGTATGAGTATTGCAGCAAATAAAGTCAAAGGTATTAGAGCAGCTCACGTCTTTGATGAATTAACTGCTAGACTTGCAAGAGAGCATAATCATGCAAATGTGATTGCTTTTGGTGGCAGAAACCAAACAACATCAGAATCAAAAATTATTGTTGATGCATATTTAAATGCACATGAAGAATCTCGTCATCAACATCGCGTAGACAAGATTGCAGCTATTGAAAATGGTGAGTAAACCATGGGCAAACTTGTTGTATTAAATCACCCATTAATCGATCATAAAATGGCACTTATAAGAGATAAAAACACCAGTACAAAAACATTTAGAGAAACTGTTGGAGAAATTGGTGCATTAATCACTTATGAAATCACAAAAGATCTAGAAACTGTTGAAATTGAAGTGGAAACTCCAATTCAAAAAACAATTTGTAGACAATTAAAAAAACAACTTGTTATCGTTCCAATTTTAAGAGCAGGACTCGGTATGGTGAATGGTATTCATGATATGGTACCAAGTGCAAAAATAGGCCATATTGGTTTATATAGAGATGAAAAATCTCTAGAACCAGTATCTTATTATGCAAAATTCCCAACAGACATATTAGATGGTGTAGTGTTAGTTGTTGACCCAATGCTTGCAACGGGTGGATCAGCTACTGCAGCAATCACTGAACTTAAAAATCGTGGAGCTAAAGATGTTAGATTTGTTGGTCTAGTAGGGTGTCCTGAAGGTGTTAAACGTCTTCAAATGGATCATCCGGATGTACCAATATATTTAGCAGCATTAGATGAGAAACTTAATGAGGTTGGCTACATTGTACCAGGACTTGGAGATGCAGGAGACCGCCTCTTCGGTACTAAATAATGAATCCATATGTGACTTATATTGTATTTTGGTCTGTATTTGTAGTAGGTTTCTTCGTAAGTTTTAGAATTCTACAAGCAATAGAAATAGAAAAATATTTCAAAAAGTATAGACTCTTTGAAATCAATGCAGCATATTTAATTCTTTCATTATTAACTAGTTACTTTTTAGCTAAAATGTTATTAGACATTATTGAATTATTTCCAAGGAACTAAAATATCTTTAGTTCCTTTTTCTTTTACCAATTTAAACAAATGACGATGTTCTTCAATTAAACTTAAGTCATCCGTAAAAGAAAGTTCATATATGACGTCACCTAAAAAATCTTTATGTGTGATAAAGTCTTTAAAAAGGTGATCGATTAAACCGATTTGATCATATTTAAATGTGACTTCAAAATTGGTTGTAGTTATCTTTTTTAAAATAGGTGCATCAATTAAAACTTGTGAGATAGATTTAGCATACGCTCTAATTAAACCACCCGCACCAAGTTTGATACCGCCAAAATAGCGCACCACAACAGCAAAACAATTTTGTAGATTGTGTTTGTTTAAAACCTCAAGCATGGGTACGCCTGCTGTACCAGAGGGTTCACCGTCATCATTTGATCCTTGAGAGTTTTCAAAGACATATGCTGTACAATAGTGGGTTGCTTTAGG harbors:
- a CDS encoding IMPACT family protein: MYYLEKQIEHKIIIDKSEFIAIITPIDSILDMPEILKIIKKTYPKATHYCTAYVFENSQGSNDDGEPSGTAGVPMLEVLNKHNLQNCFAVVVRYFGGIKLGAGGLIRAYAKSISQVLIDAPILKKITTTNFEVTFKYDQIGLIDHLFKDFITHKDFLGDVIYELSFTDDLSLIEEHRHLFKLVKEKGTKDILVPWK
- a CDS encoding DUF1146 family protein, which produces MNPYVTYIVFWSVFVVGFFVSFRILQAIEIEKYFKKYRLFEINAAYLILSLLTSYFLAKMLLDIIELFPRN
- the rpiB gene encoding ribose 5-phosphate isomerase B, which translates into the protein MKIGIGADHAGFNRKTEIIEYLTKKGYDVVDFGAHSVDRVDYPDYAKTVSEAVVNKEVEVGLLVCGTGIGMSIAANKVKGIRAAHVFDELTARLAREHNHANVIAFGGRNQTTSESKIIVDAYLNAHEESRHQHRVDKIAAIENGE
- the upp gene encoding uracil phosphoribosyltransferase — protein: MGKLVVLNHPLIDHKMALIRDKNTSTKTFRETVGEIGALITYEITKDLETVEIEVETPIQKTICRQLKKQLVIVPILRAGLGMVNGIHDMVPSAKIGHIGLYRDEKSLEPVSYYAKFPTDILDGVVLVVDPMLATGGSATAAITELKNRGAKDVRFVGLVGCPEGVKRLQMDHPDVPIYLAALDEKLNEVGYIVPGLGDAGDRLFGTK